The genomic segment GGTTTTTCTCTAGAACATTCAGGGTCTGGTCTTGCCACGTGTTCTTTGCTTCCTGTAGAATGGTTAAAGCTTTTTCAATGTCCATGACAAAAATATAATGATAAGGAGGGAAAAATTCAAGTGAAGATTGTGATTCTTTTTGTCTACATCTTGGTTATGCTCTCTATCGGATACTACAGTATGCGTCGGACAAAGACCGTAGGAGATTTCTTCCTGGCAAATCGAAGTTTGGGTCCCTGGATTTCTGCGTTCGCCTATGGAACGACGTACTTCAGCGCTGTGCTTTTTGTAGGATATGCGGGAAGAATTGGCTGGGGATTTGGTTTATCCAGTCTCTGGATTGTAGTCGGAAATACCATCGTGGGTTCACTCCTGGCTTGGATAGTGCTTGCTAAAAAGACAAGACAGGTTACCGAAAAGCTGGGAACCATGACCATGCCTGAATTTCTTGAGAAGCGATATAATAGCCCTTTTCTAAAAATTTTCTCGGCGTTCATCGTCTTTATTTTTTTGATGCCCTATTCTGCTTCGGTGTACATGGGTCTCAGTTATCTTTTCGACGCTGTGGTGGGAATCCCCTATTTTTATGCGCTCCTACTCATGGCTGCCTTAACGGGGGCATACCTCATTATGGGTGGATACTTCGCGGTCAGCGTTAACGGGCTGGTGCAGGGAATTATTATGCTTTTTGGGGCATTGCTTTTAATTTTCTCTGTTCTGGGCCGACCTGAAGTAGGAGGATTTGCTCGGGCGATGACCAATTTGAGAGCGATCGATCCAAAACTGGTGAGTATGATTGGAGCGCCTGGATTTTGGCCTCTATTTGGACTGGTGGTTTTGACCAGCCTCGGGGTCTGGGGATTGCCACAGATGGTTCAGAAATTCTACTCCATAAAGAACGAGAGAGTTGTTTTTGCAGCAACGGTGATTGCTACCGTGTTTGCCCTTGTCTGCACCTTTGGGGCGTACTTCTCTGGAGCATTGACCCACCTTTTCTTTGGTAGACTTCCTGAAATAGGCGGGAAACCCAACCCAGAACTTCTAATGCCCCAACTGGTTGCCCAGTTTATGCCTGTGTCTTTTGGTATGGTTTTGCTTTTACTCATCTTTGCTGCGTCCATGTCTACCCTCTCGTCGCTGGTACTAGTTTCTTCTTCAGCTATTGCCATTGATCTTCTATCGCTCCGTTCGAAAAAAGGGTCAATTCTGGTAATGAGAATACTGTGCGGAGTATTCATATTTTTCTCCCTTCTCATTGCTTTTTATCGTCCTACCTTTATCGTTAACCTCATGTCAATTTCCTGGGGAACCACTGCAGGAGCTTTTCTTGCTCCTTATCTTTATGGTCTCTACTGGAAAAAGGCCAACACCAACGGAGCCATAGTCAGCATGATATGCGGTGTGGTCATAGGATTTGGGTTATCCTGGTACTATGGTTTTAGTTCCCAGGTTATTCCCCTCATTGGTTCTTTGGCTATGCTTATTCCTCTTGGTATTCTGCCTGCGGTATCTCTTTTATCGGCAAAAGGAAAATAAAGATTTAAAAAGAGGGAGGTATAATGATGAAAAAAGGCATTAATCAATGGGCTTTCCCAGCCTCTTTATCTTTTCGAGAAATCCTCCGGGTTGCCCGAAAATACGGTTTCAATGGGATTGAGCTTTGTTTGAATGAAGAAGGAGAAATGTCTTTGAATCAGCCGCTTTCTAAGTGGAAAGAGATTATTTCCTTTGCTGAAGCAAATGAGATTGAGGTGAGGAGTCTGGCCTGTGGTCTCTTTTGGAAATATAACCTTGTGTCGCGGGAGGAAAGGGTACGGATCAGGGCTCGGGACATTGTTAAAAAACTCATAGAGGTGGCCCAGGTACTAGGAGCAAAATCGGTTCTGGTGATTCCGGGGTATGTCAATGTCCCTTGGGATCCACAGTCCGAAATTGTTCCCTACGATATGGCCATGCAAAGGGCTAAAGAAGCGCTTTTAGAGCTTGCCCCTCTGGCTCAGGAGGCTCAGGTTATCTTGGGAGTAGAAAACGTATGGAATAAATTTCTCCTTTCTCCTCTTGAATTTCGCGATTTTGTAGATAGCATCAATAACCCTTTTGTAAAGGTGCATTTTGACACCGGTAATGTCCTTCTTTGCGGATATCCGGAGCAGTGGATTTCCATCCTAAAAGAGCGCATCGCCACCGTCCATGTGAAAGACTTCAAGGTAGCGGTGGGGACCATCGATGGCTTTTGCTTGCCCCTCGAAGGGGATGTGAACTGGCCCAAAGTGATGGAGGCATTGAAAAATGTGGGGTACGATGATTATCTCATTGCCGAATTTATCCCTCCGTACCGTTACTCCTGGGAGACGCTTTTAGCGAATCTCTCTTCGAACCTTGATTGTATTATGAGGATGGTCTAAAATGAAAACATGAAGAAAGAAGGTGATAGGAAAGGGAAATGGGAAAAAGTTTTTGTTGTTGAAGTGTAATTTAACCATGAGTCTTGAGGAGGGATGAGCATGAAAAAATGGATGGCTGTTGGTTTAGTGGTTGTTTTCCTTTTGGGATTGGTGATGGGTGCGTCCGCTCAGAAAAAGAAGGTAAGTGTATTATGGGCAGAATATGATGGTCTTACCCCGGACTACGCAGCGAATCTCGAGTCTGCTTTTGAGAAAGAATACCCAGATATTGACCTGAATATTATCTCCACTCCCTGGGATAAGATGCATGATCGCCTAATTTCCTTTGTGGCAGGGAAACAACCCCCTGACCTTTCGGTCATTGGAACCCGGTGGCTTTTGGAGCTTATGGACATGGGTGTAGTGGAACCGATTGAGCAGTGGTTAAGCAAGGACCTTCTTAACAACATTGATCCTGCTCTCATGGAAGGAAAGATCAAAGGAGTGCTCTATGGTTTGCCTGTGGCAGCAGGAACAAGATTAATGTACTACCGCTCAGATCTGATCGATAAGGCTCCGGAGACCTTTGAGGAAATGCTCCAGATTGCGCAGAAAATTAATAAACCCGAAGAAAAATTTTATGCGGTGGGGATGAGTGGAAAAAAATACGTCGAATTAACTGAATACGCTTATTATCTTTTTGGTAACGGTGGGTACTTCTTTGAAATCCTCCCCGATGGGAGTTATGGAAAGTGCACTGTTAATGATGAAGCCGGTGTTGGTGCCCTCACTTTCATGAACGACTTGGTGAATACGTATAAAGTGACTCAACCAGGGGTAGCTGCTTACCGAAGGGATGAATTGCAGGATCTGTTTATCTCTGGAAACCTGGGGATATTCTTTAGTGGAGGGTTTACTGCGGCGCTCTTGGAACAGAGAGGAGCACAGTTCCAGTGGAGCGTTGCCCCCATGCCTCACTTTGAAGGCAAGCCACAGAGCACTATAATCATTACCGATTCAATCGTGCTTTTCAAAGACTCTCAGGTAAAAGCAGAAGCAGCAAAGTTCCTGGATTTCTTCTACTCAGATCCCTGGAGGCTGGAATTTGATAAACTGGTTGGATTTCCACCAGTTACAAAATCTCTGGCCAATGATTCTTTCTTCCAGAAACCGGTTTATCAGGTGATGATTCAGCAGATTCCTGGGGCCAAAGGATGGCCTCTTATGCCGGAGTGGCCGGAATGCAACGATATTATTTGGGATAACATTGTAGCAACATTCTTAGGAGAAAAAACGCCGCAGAAAGCCATGGATGATGCAGCGCAGGAGATTGATTCGATTCGAGGGATGTGAAGAGAAAGGGTTGGGAGATGTTGTTCTCCCAACCCTTTATTGAAGGAAGAAGGAGAAAAATAGTTGGTGAGAGGGAAGTTTTGGAGGACAGAGTCGGTTGTTGCCTACCTCTTTATGGTGCCTGCTTCGGTTTTTCTACTTGTCTTTATGTTTTATCCCATTGTTTATGTAATTCTTATGTCGTTTTTTCGGGTCAACAAGTTAGGGGATTTGATGTCTTTCTCGGGGTGGGCGAACTTCCGATTCATGTTTGACAAGCCCGAGTTCTGGCAGGTTGTTCTGCGTTCCTGCATCTGGACAGCCATTGCAGTGGCGGTCAAGACAGGTCTGGGATTAGTGATTGCATTACTTCTTAATGTTGAATTTTTGGGGAAAAAACTGGCTCGAACCCTGGTAATTATCCCCTGGGCGAGTTCAGTGCCCATCAGCGCCATGATCTGGCAGTGGACGTATAACAATGATTTTGGACTTTTGAACCATACTCTGCGCGTTCTGGGTATCTGGAAAAATCCCCCTATCTGGCTGGCTGAACCGGGTTCGGCTTTTGCAGCCAACCTCTGGGTGGATATCTGGTGTGGGATTCCCTTTATGGCACTGGTTTTTCTGGCTGGGTTACAGGCAATTCCTCAGGAGCTCTACGAAGCGGCCGAAGTTGACGGAGCAACATCCTGGACCAAGTTTCGTTTCGTAACCTTACCGCTTTTAAGCGGTGTGTTAACTGTCGCTACTCTTCTTTCCACGCTCTGGACGTTCAATGATTTTAATGTAATTTATGTTCTCACTGCGGGAGGTCCCGGCACTTCTACTGATATCTTGATCACCTATATTTATAAGTACGCTTTTCAGTACTTGCGGTTTGGTCCAGCAGCAGCAATGGCAGTGATTACCTTTGCTATTCTCCTTACTGTGAGTATCATCTATGCTCGTAGCTACTTTAAAGAAGGGGCGTTTTAAATGAAAAGGGCTGGGCTCTACGCTGTTTATCCTCTGGTGATTTTTGTGCTCATCATTCTCCTTTTTCCCTTTTTTGTGATGGTTTCTACGGCCTTTAAACCGGTGAGTGAGGTGTATTCCAACCCACCTCACTGGATTCCTCGGGAACTATATTTCAGAAATTTTTCGGATATCTGGTACAAGTACCCCTTGGGCTCCTACTTCAAGAATAGTTTTATCATTTCGGTAGGGACCACACTTCTTACCATGATTTTCTGCATCCCGGCAGCTTATGCAGTGGCTCGGCTCAGATTTCGGGCCAAGAGTTTTCTTATGTACCTTTTTTTGGTGGTGCAAATGTTCTCTCCCATCATTGTGGTCATTTCCCTCTTTAAAATTGTTGCCCTTTTGGGGCTCCTGGATACCCTTTTATCTCTAGTCCTTACCAACAGCGTTTTTGCTCTGACTTTTGCTATATGGCTTTTAAGTGGTTACTTTCGCAATATTCCCAAGGAGATCGAAGAAGCTGCTCTTATTGATGGGTGTTCGCGAATACAGTCTATTATTCGCATCCTCCTTCCAGTGGCTATGCCCGGAGTGGTGACCACCATCATCTATACTTTTATCTCTGCTTGGAATGAATTTATGTTTGCCCTGACATTTATCACCTCTATGGATAAAAGGCCGCTTACTCTGGGATTGTACAATTTCATTGGACGGTGGACGGTGCAGTGGCAGTATCTGATGGCTTCGGCGATTCTGGCACTCATTCCCGTGGTGATTCTCTTTATGTTCATCGAGCGGGAGCTGGTACAGGGGCTGGCAGGAGGAGCGGTCAAAGGATAAGTGAAGAAGATTGACTTCCAGTGGCATCTTACCAATCGTTGTAACCTTCGCTGTCGGCACTGTTATCAATCGCAGTTTCAGGATGACTTTAAAGAGCATTTAATTTTTGGGGTAGCAGAGCGTCTTTTGGGAGAGCTTAAGGATTATGGGTGTCGGACCATTTTGAACTTAACTGGAGGGGAACCATTTCTCTTGGGAGAGCGTTTCTTTTCCCTCCTCCATCTTTTAGACTGCTCTGAGCCAGTGCAAGAAATTACCATCACTACCAATGGCCTTCTGGTTAACAGGGAAATGATTCAGAAAATCAGTGCCTATCAAAAGGTAACCACACTGAAAATTTCTCTCGAAGGGGCCTGTGCTGAAACGAACGATGCTATTCGGGGGAGGGGAGTTTTTGAAAAAGTGGTCAAAAAATTGCAGGAGATAAGAGAAAACAGCACTATTCAAACCATTCTCATGTTCACAGTGCATAAAAGAAATTTTTCTGAGCTGGAGGACATGTTTACTCTGAGTCGGAACCTAGGTGTTAGTGGATTGATGGTAGAACGCTTCATTCCCGAAGGAAGGGGAAAGATGATGTCGGAAGAACTGTTAGGTGCCCAGGATTGGGAAGACATCGTCCAGAAGCTTATCACTCTTACTCAGATTGATGTTACCCCTTTGGAATTGGTCTCGTACCGGGCTTTTCTGGTAAAGTTTGGGAAGGAGATCGAACTTTGGGGGGCACCCTGCAATCTTAAAGAAACATTTTGTATCATGCCCGATGGAACTATTTTACCCTGTCGCCGTTTCTTTTACCCTTTGGGAAATATCCTCAAAGAAGGACTGTTTCACTCTATCACCAATGCGACACTTTTACAGAGGGTAGCCGAAAAGAGCATTTTAGAGGGAAAATGTAGAACGTGTTCTCTATCGTATTGCTTTGGCTGTCGGGCGCTTGGCTATGCATTATCTCGCAATCCTTTTGCCGAGGATATTCAGTGTTTTATGCCAGGCTAAGTCCGGATTTCGACGACATCTCGATCCGAAAGGACGTACTCTGGTGGGACCAATTGGCCCTCAAACCGGGTGGAACCCCACACTCTTGCTCCTTTCAGGTTTTTCAATAAATCGTGATGGATTTGTTCTGCTAGATCTCGCACCGTTTCGCCCTTTTTCAGAATAAAGGGACGCTCAAAATCGGGAGGTTTTCCAGGGGGTTTACTGTACACCCTGATGATACCGGCGATATCGAAGACGCATTTCTTGATGGTGTTTTTTTCCTCTGCCCCCAGGTGATGGAGGGAAGTACCTTGAACCAGAAAACGGTCTTTGTAGAAATCTCGAATCACCTCGACCGCTTCCCAGTGCTCTTCGCTTTCTACTTTGTTTATCAGAATGAAAGTGGGGAGAAAAAACCAGCTTGCTGAAGGGAGTTCCAAGGTTTCTGTCCCTGTCCTGATTTTACTATCCTTTAGTGCTTCTAAAATTAATTCCAGTTCTTCCAAGATTTTTGTACTCTGAGCGTCAAGAAGAAGAACTGCTCCTTCAATCCGGCGCAGGGCATTGGCAAAATTCCCTTCGATTTTTCTTTCCCCTATCGGTGGTAAATCCAAAAGCTGAATTCTTATATCTTCGTACGGCATCATCCCCGGTGTGGGGTAAAAAGTGGTAAACGGATAAGCTGCGACTTCTGGACGGGCGTTGGTAAAAACACGAAGGAAGGTGGATTTACCACTGTTGGGAGGACCAAGGATGGCGATCTGTGCAGCACCACTTTTCTCAATGAAAAAGGGGTCAAAAGATTTACCTTTCTTACTTTTTTCCGAATCTGCCCTTTTCAGTTTGGAGATTTTTTGTTTTATTTCTGCCTGGAGTTTTTCAGTACCTTTGTGTTTGGGAATAATGGAAAGCATTTCCTCCAGAGCTTCCAATTTTTCCTCTGGAGTTTTTGCCTGGCGGTATTTCTCCTCGATTTCAAAGTAGTGAGGAGGTAAGTTTGCCGGCACAAGAAGTACCTCTCATCAAATATTTTTTGCCCATCTGTTATTTTACACCAAAAAATTTTGCTTTTTCTAGAGTTAGTTTTAGGTACGTTTTTGAAAACCATTGCGAATTTTCCCGTGGAAAGCAAAAACATTTCTTGACGCTTTTCTACTGTATCGGTTAAGATTAATGCAGGTTGAAGGTTGTATGCTGGGAGGGTTTATGCGCATCATTGCTGTTGCCAACCAAAAAGGAGGGGTAGCAAAAACTACGACCTGTATCAATCTGGGAGCTGCGTTGGCATACCATGCTCGTCAAGTGCTCATCATTGATATGGATCCCCAGGCTCATTCAACTTTAGGTTTGGGTTTTGAGCCGAATGAGCTTGACAAAACCATTCTCAACGCCCTTGAACCACCAAAAAGCCCCTACCGGATGGAGTTGAAGGAGGTCATCATTCCCACGCGAACACCGAATCTCTATCTTGCACCGGCCAATATTGACCTTGCAGGAGCTGAATATCGCCTGGTTGATAAGATAGGAAGAGAGGATTTTCTAAATGGGAGTATTCAGCGAGCAAATCTGACCTTTGATTATATTTTAATTGATTGTCCTCCCTCTCTGGGTATACTCACCATTAATGCGCTTAAGGCTTGTCGTGAAATCATCGTTACCATTCAACCTCATTACTTTGCCATGCGGGGTATTGAGGAGTTTATGGAAACTGTTGAATTAATGCGGGAGAATTTAAGACACACTCCGGAAATTTATGTTCTTATCACCATTGCTGATACGCGTACGAATCTCTACCGTGAGGTCATCAACGAGATCCAGGACTACTTTGGAGATCGCCTATTTGAAACCATTATCCACCGCAATATTTCCTTGGCAGAAGCGACAAGTCATGGGGTGCCAGTTATCGAATATGAGCCCAATTCCAGTGGGGCGCAAAACTACATTTCCCTGGCAAAAGAGGTGATTAAACTTGAAAAAGAAAAGCCTAAAAAGAGGCTTTTCCGAGCGCATTGACTTTAAGAGAGAGCTTATCCGGGATACCACGAAAGATATAGAAGAAGGGATCCCCCCTGTTTCAGATGTAAAAGCAGCTGGAAAATCAAAGTCGAAGTTGCCTACATCAAAGGTTTCTGAAAAAGAAAAAAAGAAAAAAACAGAAGAAAAAGTAGGGGTCATAAAGGTTATTGGTATTGGAGGAGGAGGAAATAACGCCATTAATCATATGGTGGAGTCGGGTCTCGAAGGTGTGGAACTTATCGCTGTGAATACTGATGTTCAGTCTCTCAAGAAATCCCTCGCTCCCCATAAGGTTCAGATTGGATTTAATCTGACACGTGGGTTGGGAACGGGAGGAGATCCACGTATTGGAGAAGAAGCGGCAAAGCAGGATCGGGAAAAGCTGGTTCAACTTATCGATCGTTCAGATCTTGTTTTTGTGACCGCCTGTATGGGAGGAGGAACGGGCACTGGTGCAGCTCCGGTTATCGCTGCTCTGGCCAAGGAAGCGGGGGCGTTGACCCTGGGTGTAGTCACAAAACCTTTTGGTTTCGAGGGTTGGAAAAGAAAATCGCAGGCAGAAGAAGGAATACGTCGTTTGCAGCAGGTGGTTGATGCTTTAATTGTTATTCCTAATGAGCGTCTCTTCCAAATTTCCAAGAAGGACACTTCCCTGGCTGAGGCTTTTAAATTTGCTGACCACGTCCTGTATCAAGCGGTAAGAGGGATTACCGATCTTATTACTTTTCCTCAGGATATTAATCTTGATCTTGCTGACCTTCGAACCGTGCTGAGTGGAGCGGGGATGGTCTGGATTGGTATTGGTCATGGAAGGGGAAGGGAGAAAGCCAAGCAGGCGGTGGAGGAGGCAACCTCGAGTCCTCTGCTCGAAATATCGGTGAAAGGAGCCAAGTCAGTTATTCTCAATATCACCGGTGGACCAGATATGACATTGGGAGAAATTAACGAAATTGTGGAGATTATCACCAATAATGCTGGAACCGATACCGATATTCTCTGGGGATATAAAGTGGAAGACACCGTTTCGAACGAGCTTACGGTAACGGTTATTGCCACTCGCTTTGAAGAAGAGAGCAAAGAAGAACTGGAAGAAAGTTTCGAGAGTGAAATTGAGGGAAAAATCATTATTGAAGATGAGCTTGATGTGCCACCTTTTCTGAGAGAGATCCAGAAAAAGAAAGCGATTCCGGAAGAAAAACCAAAAATGAATGAGGGTTTCCCATTTTTTAAAAGGATGAGAGGTGAATAGAGTGGCTCTTATTTTTGGAAAGGAAATGACCAAAGAAGCGCTTTTGAAAAGGGTAGGTCACATTTCCCAAATCGGAGGGGTGAGGGTTGCCGAACTTCAGGATGGTCTTGAGCGGGGTGTCCGGATTGTAGATGTGGTTACTGGAAGTGGCCTTCAATACACCGTTCTTGTTGACAGGGGTCTGGATATTGCCTGGACCAGTTATAAAGGGGTGAGTATAGGATGGCGTTCTCATACTGAAAACCTCTCTCCTTTCTTCTTTGAACCGGAGGGATTGGGGTGGTTGCGAGGTTTTCATGGAGGACTTATGAATACCTGTGGATTGACGTACGCTGGTGCTCCCTGCCAGGATGTTTCAACGCATCCCTTTATGTCAGAGGAAAATCTTGGACTCCACGGGAGGGTTTCCTATCTTCCGGCGTCAAATCTGGTGGCGGATGGGTACTGGCAGGGCGATGACTACGTTATGGAGGTAAGCGGGAAAATCCGTGAAGCCATTGTTTTCGGTGATAAGCTGGTTATGCGAAGAAGAATTTCCAGCCGCTTAGGAGAAAAAGTCATCCATATTGAGGACGAAATTCTCAATGACGGATGGCAGGAAAGCCCCTTTATGATTCTCTACCATATCAACATTGGCTATCCTATCCTTGACGAAGGAAGCACACTCCTCTTACCAGTTGTGAAGACTGTGCCTCGAGATGCACAGGCTGAGGATGGGAAAGAATATTGGAATACTTTCCAGGGGCCACAGAAAGGGTATTACGAAAAAGTGTATCTCCATTATCCCAAGATTCTGGAAGATGGGTATGGGGCTTCGTTACTACTCAACGAGCAAATGGGATTAGGTGTCTATGTAAAGTTTGACATCCAGGCTCTTCCTTATTTCACCGAATGGAAAATGATCGGTGAAGGGGAATATGTGGTGGGCATGGAGCCCGGAAATTGTTTCCCCTTGGGGAGAAAAATAGAACGGGAAGCAGACCGTTTGAGTTTTCTGAAGCCTCAGGAGAGCAGAAAAATCAAACTTGAAATTGGTGTTGTTGAGGGAGACCAGGAAATTTCGCGATTTAAGAAATATCTGGGAATGGACTAAAATTTCTCAGGAAAGTTTCCTCGATAGAGGATGGAATAGAAAAAGTAATTGGTTATGATGCGTCGCAAGTAGTTCTGCGTCTCGCGGAAGGGTATGAATTCGACGAAGGCGTCGAGGTCGTCCAAAGGTAGTTCTTTTTTCCATTGATCTACTCTTCCTGGACCGGCATTGTAGGCGCAGATAGCCAGATAGAGGTTCTCTTGGAAACGATCGAAAAGATAATTGAAGTATGCTACTCCAAGGGAAAGATTGATTTCCGGACGGCTCAAAAAATAGGTGAGGGCATTGGGGTTCTCCTTGGAGGGGATGTCTTCTTCAAGTGTAACCCATCCTTTTTCAATGATCCATAAAGCTGTGGAGGGTAAAAGTTGAGCGAGTCCCACTGCTCCAGCTTGCGAAATGGCGTCAACCTGGAAGAAACTTTCGGCTCGCACCAGTGACAGAAAAAGATAGGGGTCAAATTTTTGATTAGGGGAGAGTTCTTCGGTGAGGTCGAGGAATCGTTGAGGATAAATCCTTACTTCTATTGGTTTGAAAAATTCCGGATGGT from the Atribacterota bacterium genome contains:
- a CDS encoding sodium/solute symporter (Members of the Solute:Sodium Symporter (SSS), TC 2.A.21 as described in tcdb.org, catalyze solute:Na+ symport. Known solutes for members of the family include sugars, amino acids, nucleosides, inositols, vitamins, urea or anions, depending on the system.) → MKIVILFVYILVMLSIGYYSMRRTKTVGDFFLANRSLGPWISAFAYGTTYFSAVLFVGYAGRIGWGFGLSSLWIVVGNTIVGSLLAWIVLAKKTRQVTEKLGTMTMPEFLEKRYNSPFLKIFSAFIVFIFLMPYSASVYMGLSYLFDAVVGIPYFYALLLMAALTGAYLIMGGYFAVSVNGLVQGIIMLFGALLLIFSVLGRPEVGGFARAMTNLRAIDPKLVSMIGAPGFWPLFGLVVLTSLGVWGLPQMVQKFYSIKNERVVFAATVIATVFALVCTFGAYFSGALTHLFFGRLPEIGGKPNPELLMPQLVAQFMPVSFGMVLLLLIFAASMSTLSSLVLVSSSAIAIDLLSLRSKKGSILVMRILCGVFIFFSLLIAFYRPTFIVNLMSISWGTTAGAFLAPYLYGLYWKKANTNGAIVSMICGVVIGFGLSWYYGFSSQVIPLIGSLAMLIPLGILPAVSLLSAKGK
- a CDS encoding sugar phosphate isomerase/epimerase family protein, with the protein product MMKKGINQWAFPASLSFREILRVARKYGFNGIELCLNEEGEMSLNQPLSKWKEIISFAEANEIEVRSLACGLFWKYNLVSREERVRIRARDIVKKLIEVAQVLGAKSVLVIPGYVNVPWDPQSEIVPYDMAMQRAKEALLELAPLAQEAQVILGVENVWNKFLLSPLEFRDFVDSINNPFVKVHFDTGNVLLCGYPEQWISILKERIATVHVKDFKVAVGTIDGFCLPLEGDVNWPKVMEALKNVGYDDYLIAEFIPPYRYSWETLLANLSSNLDCIMRMV
- a CDS encoding sugar ABC transporter substrate-binding protein, encoding MKKWMAVGLVVVFLLGLVMGASAQKKKVSVLWAEYDGLTPDYAANLESAFEKEYPDIDLNIISTPWDKMHDRLISFVAGKQPPDLSVIGTRWLLELMDMGVVEPIEQWLSKDLLNNIDPALMEGKIKGVLYGLPVAAGTRLMYYRSDLIDKAPETFEEMLQIAQKINKPEEKFYAVGMSGKKYVELTEYAYYLFGNGGYFFEILPDGSYGKCTVNDEAGVGALTFMNDLVNTYKVTQPGVAAYRRDELQDLFISGNLGIFFSGGFTAALLEQRGAQFQWSVAPMPHFEGKPQSTIIITDSIVLFKDSQVKAEAAKFLDFFYSDPWRLEFDKLVGFPPVTKSLANDSFFQKPVYQVMIQQIPGAKGWPLMPEWPECNDIIWDNIVATFLGEKTPQKAMDDAAQEIDSIRGM
- a CDS encoding sugar ABC transporter permease; protein product: MRGKFWRTESVVAYLFMVPASVFLLVFMFYPIVYVILMSFFRVNKLGDLMSFSGWANFRFMFDKPEFWQVVLRSCIWTAIAVAVKTGLGLVIALLLNVEFLGKKLARTLVIIPWASSVPISAMIWQWTYNNDFGLLNHTLRVLGIWKNPPIWLAEPGSAFAANLWVDIWCGIPFMALVFLAGLQAIPQELYEAAEVDGATSWTKFRFVTLPLLSGVLTVATLLSTLWTFNDFNVIYVLTAGGPGTSTDILITYIYKYAFQYLRFGPAAAMAVITFAILLTVSIIYARSYFKEGAF
- a CDS encoding carbohydrate ABC transporter permease — encoded protein: MKRAGLYAVYPLVIFVLIILLFPFFVMVSTAFKPVSEVYSNPPHWIPRELYFRNFSDIWYKYPLGSYFKNSFIISVGTTLLTMIFCIPAAYAVARLRFRAKSFLMYLFLVVQMFSPIIVVISLFKIVALLGLLDTLLSLVLTNSVFALTFAIWLLSGYFRNIPKEIEEAALIDGCSRIQSIIRILLPVAMPGVVTTIIYTFISAWNEFMFALTFITSMDKRPLTLGLYNFIGRWTVQWQYLMASAILALIPVVILFMFIERELVQGLAGGAVKG
- a CDS encoding radical SAM protein, producing MKKIDFQWHLTNRCNLRCRHCYQSQFQDDFKEHLIFGVAERLLGELKDYGCRTILNLTGGEPFLLGERFFSLLHLLDCSEPVQEITITTNGLLVNREMIQKISAYQKVTTLKISLEGACAETNDAIRGRGVFEKVVKKLQEIRENSTIQTILMFTVHKRNFSELEDMFTLSRNLGVSGLMVERFIPEGRGKMMSEELLGAQDWEDIVQKLITLTQIDVTPLELVSYRAFLVKFGKEIELWGAPCNLKETFCIMPDGTILPCRRFFYPLGNILKEGLFHSITNATLLQRVAEKSILEGKCRTCSLSYCFGCRALGYALSRNPFAEDIQCFMPG
- a CDS encoding TGS domain-containing protein; the encoded protein is MPANLPPHYFEIEEKYRQAKTPEEKLEALEEMLSIIPKHKGTEKLQAEIKQKISKLKRADSEKSKKGKSFDPFFIEKSGAAQIAILGPPNSGKSTFLRVFTNARPEVAAYPFTTFYPTPGMMPYEDIRIQLLDLPPIGERKIEGNFANALRRIEGAVLLLDAQSTKILEELELILEALKDSKIRTGTETLELPSASWFFLPTFILINKVESEEHWEAVEVIRDFYKDRFLVQGTSLHHLGAEEKNTIKKCVFDIAGIIRVYSKPPGKPPDFERPFILKKGETVRDLAEQIHHDLLKNLKGARVWGSTRFEGQLVPPEYVLSDRDVVEIRT
- a CDS encoding ParA family protein, which encodes MRIIAVANQKGGVAKTTTCINLGAALAYHARQVLIIDMDPQAHSTLGLGFEPNELDKTILNALEPPKSPYRMELKEVIIPTRTPNLYLAPANIDLAGAEYRLVDKIGREDFLNGSIQRANLTFDYILIDCPPSLGILTINALKACREIIVTIQPHYFAMRGIEEFMETVELMRENLRHTPEIYVLITIADTRTNLYREVINEIQDYFGDRLFETIIHRNISLAEATSHGVPVIEYEPNSSGAQNYISLAKEVIKLEKEKPKKRLFRAH
- the ftsZ gene encoding cell division protein FtsZ — encoded protein: MKKKSLKRGFSERIDFKRELIRDTTKDIEEGIPPVSDVKAAGKSKSKLPTSKVSEKEKKKKTEEKVGVIKVIGIGGGGNNAINHMVESGLEGVELIAVNTDVQSLKKSLAPHKVQIGFNLTRGLGTGGDPRIGEEAAKQDREKLVQLIDRSDLVFVTACMGGGTGTGAAPVIAALAKEAGALTLGVVTKPFGFEGWKRKSQAEEGIRRLQQVVDALIVIPNERLFQISKKDTSLAEAFKFADHVLYQAVRGITDLITFPQDINLDLADLRTVLSGAGMVWIGIGHGRGREKAKQAVEEATSSPLLEISVKGAKSVILNITGGPDMTLGEINEIVEIITNNAGTDTDILWGYKVEDTVSNELTVTVIATRFEEESKEELEESFESEIEGKIIIEDELDVPPFLREIQKKKAIPEEKPKMNEGFPFFKRMRGE
- a CDS encoding aldose 1-epimerase family protein, which encodes MALIFGKEMTKEALLKRVGHISQIGGVRVAELQDGLERGVRIVDVVTGSGLQYTVLVDRGLDIAWTSYKGVSIGWRSHTENLSPFFFEPEGLGWLRGFHGGLMNTCGLTYAGAPCQDVSTHPFMSEENLGLHGRVSYLPASNLVADGYWQGDDYVMEVSGKIREAIVFGDKLVMRRRISSRLGEKVIHIEDEILNDGWQESPFMILYHINIGYPILDEGSTLLLPVVKTVPRDAQAEDGKEYWNTFQGPQKGYYEKVYLHYPKILEDGYGASLLLNEQMGLGVYVKFDIQALPYFTEWKMIGEGEYVVGMEPGNCFPLGRKIEREADRLSFLKPQESRKIKLEIGVVEGDQEISRFKKYLGMD